The DNA segment CTTTGCAGTAGTCGCAGAAGAAATAAGACAACTGGCTGAACAGTCATCAAAAGCAGCTGAAGAGGTTAGGGAAATCGTCACTAACATTCAGAGCGATTCGACAAAGACTGTGACGAGTATGCAAGATATGAAAACAATATCGATTGAGCAGTCGCAAGCGGTTGTTGAAGTGAATAAGCAGTTTAGCCTGATTACGGAATCCATAGATGCGATATCTAGAGAAATCAACGCAATCAGCAACTATGTGGATGTGCTCGATGACGATAAAGAGGCGATTGTCTCCGCAATCGAAAACATCTCGGCTGTATCGGAAGAAACAGCGGCAGCAGCTGAAGAAGTGAATGCAAGTATGGAGCAACAGACAGTTGCTGTCGAAGAGGTTGCCAAAGCCGCTGAGAGAATGAATGAAATCTCAGTGATACTGAATGATGAAGTAAGTAAGTTTAAAGTAGATTAGTTAGAAAAGACGAAATGCCTTCTTTTATCATGAGAAGGCGTTTTTCTATGCCCTGAATTGGGTATAATATAGAGATGTAAATGCAATATCAACTAGGAGATTATTATGGAAATCATTCTTATGAGGCACTATAAAGTAGATATGAAGTATGATGAAAAATATGACAGCGAAGGATTTGACCGTGCGTGTGAGCGTTATAACAAGCGCCCCGTAAAAGATCAGCTGGCACCCAGATTGCCTGAGTATGTTCTTTATGCATCAAGCATGACCAGGGCGCAAGAGACCGCACGCTTTGCGTTTCAGAAGGAACCGATTATTCTTAAAGGCGTCCATGAAGTGACGATGAAAAGCTACAAGGATACGAAGAGGCAGCTTCCTACCTGGTGGTGGGAACTGATGGCGAGGGTGCAGTGGAGAAGCAATATGCTTCGTCCTCATGAAACATATGATCAGACGATGAGAAGGCTTGAAAGCGGCTTGATGGAACTGATAGATCGAAATGAAGATGCCATTGTCGTAATGCATGGACTAGCGATGAGATATATGGTAAAAGTGCTTAGGAAGAACGGATTTAAGGGTCCCATCATCCTACATGCAAAAAATGGACAAGCGTTCCGGTACAGGAGGCAAGTATGAAGGTGACACATCTATACCATAGTGGAATATTGATTGAAAGTGAATCACATCAGCTGTTTTTTGATGCGATCAGCGATATCAATCAGCATATCGATTTTGACAAAACCATCTACTTCTTTGTAACCCATGCTCATGGTGACCATTATGACCCTGTGATCTTCAGCTATCATGGCGATCATGTTCATTATGTCATCTCAGACGAGGTCAAGGAGCACCCGGTCAGCAACTATATGCGTGTAAGACCCAATGAGAGGTATGGATTTGATCAACTGGTCGTCACAACCTATAAGTCGACAGATAGCGGTGTGGCATTTG comes from the Fusibacter sp. A1 genome and includes:
- a CDS encoding histidine phosphatase family protein codes for the protein MEIILMRHYKVDMKYDEKYDSEGFDRACERYNKRPVKDQLAPRLPEYVLYASSMTRAQETARFAFQKEPIILKGVHEVTMKSYKDTKRQLPTWWWELMARVQWRSNMLRPHETYDQTMRRLESGLMELIDRNEDAIVVMHGLAMRYMVKVLRKNGFKGPIILHAKNGQAFRYRRQV